A section of the Polyodon spathula isolate WHYD16114869_AA chromosome 29, ASM1765450v1, whole genome shotgun sequence genome encodes:
- the LOC121302115 gene encoding N-acyl-aromatic-L-amino acid amidohydrolase (carboxylate-forming)-like, whose translation MDRSVYSSPPLSRVVVSGGTHGNELAGVCLVREWLRGDSAPCLERSSFTAQPLLSNPRATEQSVRYVSADLNRCFKTHTLSAPPSPSDPYELVRARELDSLLGPKGSEGAVDFICDLHNTTANMGACLILYSLSDYFCLHILHYLQTRMQSAPVYCVVFDEPPSEAYSLDTIGKRGMALEVGPLPHSLVRADILSQMSEGVKLILDFIDLFNRGTVFPPCEVEVYRKLEGLDFPRDPQSGELSGTVHPERQDRDFRGLTTVLGPWGPLTSS comes from the exons ATGGATCGCTCCGTGTactcctccccccctctctccagaGTGGTAGTGTCTGGCGGTACCCACGGCAACGAGCTGGCGGGGGTGTGTCTGGTGAGGGAGTGGCTTAGGGGAGACAGCGCCCCCTGCCTGGAGAGAAGCAGCTTCACAGCTCAGCCGCTCCTGTCAAACCCCAGAGCAACAGAACAGAGCGTTCGATACGTCAGTGCAGACCTGAATCGCtgcttcaaaacacacacactgag CGCCCCCCCCTCTCCCTCGGACCCCTACGAACTGGTCCGTGCTCGGGAGCTGGACTCTCTCCTGGGGCCAAAGGGCAGCGAAGGAGCCGTCGACTTCATCTGCGATCTGCACAACACCACGGCGAACATGGGGGCCTGCCTCATCCTGTACTCGCTGAGTGATTACTTCTGCCTGCACATCCTCCACTACCTGCAG ACTCGCATGCAGTCGGCTCCGGTTTATTGCGTCGTTTTCGACGAACCGCCAAGCGAAGCGTATTCACTGGACACCATCGGGAAGAGAGGCatgg CTCTTGAGGTTGGTCCGCTCCCTCACAGCCTCGTCAGAGCTGATATTCTCTCTCAGATGTCTGAAGGAGTCAAACTCATCCTGGATTTCATCGACCTCTTCAACAGAG gtACTGTCTTCCCCCCCTGTGAGGTGGAGGTGTATCGGAAGCTGGAGGGGTTGGATTTCCCACGAGACCCGCAGAGTGGAGAGCTGAGCGGCACAGtgcacccagagagacag gACAGAGATTTCCGAGGGCTCACGACTGTGCTGGGCCCCTGGGGACCCCTGACTTCAAGCTGA